GCCGTGGCATACGACCAAGTCGCGGGAAGCGGCTCGTTCGGTCGCTTCGTCACGACGAACGCGGTCCATTGCTCGACCGGACGATGACGACGTTCCAACGTCACGCCGTGCAGGCCCGACCAAATGTGAATCTTCACGACTTCGGTCTGCTGTTCGATCGGCCAGAAGGTCAATGCCGCGTCGGCAGGCCACGGAGAGCGCAGTTGAAACGTGCCGCCGAGATGCAGTCCGTAGCGGTCGTCGCTTCCGACGGGACGCTGCTGACCGTTGATCGTCGTCCACCAGCGTTGCAAGCCGGCGGCGTCGCGCGTGAGCTTGCGATCGGTGAAGCAGAAGTCGTCGAACGAACGAGCCGCTTCGGCAAGCATCGGCGTCCAAGGCTCGTCGACATCGGCCGCGGCAGCGGTGGTCGGCGGCGGGGTCGGTTCCGGCGGTCGAACCGTGGCCGACGGCTGCGGAGTCGCCGCGGCGACCGGAGTCGTCGGACGGGGCTTCGGCTTGACCGTCGGCGGCAGTTCGACCGTGGGCTCCGGCGGTCGCTCGACGACCGGACGATCGTCGACCGGCTTCAGTGAACGGAGATACCAAATGCCGCCGATGCCGGCCACGAGCAACAAGACCGCGGCCCCGCGCAACCAACTACCGAGAAAGCGCGGAGCGCGGCGACGTTCGTCGTAGCGGGCCAATACTTGCTCGGCCGTGACCCGAACCTGCGTCAGGCCGCGCGTCAGCACTTGCTCGAGCAAGATCTGTTCGGCCAGCGCCGTGCGAACTTCCGGATTCGCCAGGGCTCGAGCGCGCAGCAACTCCAACTCTTCCGGAGTCCATTCGTCGGGCGGCGTCTCTTCGAGACGGTGGAGTAGTTCGTCGTCGGTCATTACGGCTCCGCTTGCTGTTTGCGGAGCAGACAATTCTTCAATGCCTGACGAGCGCGGAACATCAACAACTTCGCGGCACCCGCGCTCCGCCGGAGCTTTTCGCCGATCTCGGGAAGATGCAACTCCGAGCGATAGCGCATTTCGATCGCTTGCCGCGCAGTGTCGGCAAGCCCTTCCATGCAGACGGGCAAGTTGTCGGCTAAGTCACTATACATATCTTCCTTCGCTGCAACCGTCTCGTCGATCTCCAGGCAGGCTTCCGTCCAGGCGGTTTCCTTCCGCCGGCGATACTTCCGCGCATGCTCGAGCAGCAGATTGCGCGCGATGCCCAACAGCCAGGGCCGAACTTGTTGCGTGCCGTCGAACCGAGCCCAACTGGTAAAGCAACGGAGAAAAACCTCTTGCGTTAGGTCTTCGGCGTCGTGTGCGCGTAACATGCGAGCGCGCAAGTAACCGAAGACGACCGCTTGATGGCGTTCGACGAGTTGCGAGAAGGCCTGACGGTCGCCGCGCTGGGCGGCCTGAATGAGTGTTTCGTCTTCCACGGCGTCGGGCGGGATGGCGACACAGGGGGTGAACGGAGGCAGGCAAAATAGGGGAAGCTTAATCGTAGTCCATCGCCGGCGGACTGAATAGCCGGCGAACTACTGCGGAATTCACTTGCGCAACAAGTTGACCGTTTCGCGGCCGCGGTTACTTCTTGGCCGGCGCTTTTATAAAAGTTGCGCCTCGCAGGTCGATCTTGCACCCTTCTCCGGCCGGCTGAAACGAAAACTCGCAGCGGAGTTCCCGCCCGCGCAGCGACGTCGGGAGCGCAAACCTGAGCACCGGCGGATTGCGAGGGTCGGCCATCGTAGGAACGGAGGGGGCTTCTACGAGCGGCGTGCCTCCGCAGGTGATTTTCAGCGTCGTCGGCCCCCCCTTATCGCCGGCGGCTCCCGCGCGCACGACCAGCGCTTCCGCGTCCGCCGGAACAGCGAGCGTGCGCGACACGACGAGCGGCTTCTGCAGCACGGCGACGACCGAGCGCCATTCGTTGCCGTAGCCGTGGTTCACCAAACGCCACGCTTGGCCGTAGCTGCCCGCGACGCGCGCATCGTGTTCGCGCGTATACGATGCCACCGCGTGCTCGTCGACCTTCGACTTGAGCATCGCCGCATCGAGTTCCACGAGCGGCTCCAGCCAATCGAACACATCACGCACATCCAACGGATCGGAGCCGGCGGGTCGATCGTAAGGCAGCGCGTCGCACACCAAGACCAACCGATTCGGCTTCGCGGCGACGGGACGCAATTCCAATCGGCCCGAGTCGAGCGGAACGGCCGAGCCGACGATCGCGGGAGACTCATATAGCGGGCGGCCGGGAAGCGATCCGGCGGCGAAGTTCGAGCCGAAGAAGATCCGTGCCTTCACGCAGCCCCCTTCTCCCGCCGCGCGATCGAGCGCCAGCTGCGTCCGAAACGCCCGCGCCGAAATCGGCAAATCGAACTGCAACTCGCTATGAGCATGCACGCCGAAGCCCCAACCATAGTCTCGATCCACGGCCACGAGCGGCTCTCCTTGCACGTTCGCATCGGCGCGCCACTGCTTCCAACCTCCCGCCAGCGCCGCGCGATGCACGTAGCCCGACGGTTCGAGGTCGGACAACGGCGCTTCCGACGACTGAAAGATCGTCTGCGCGGCGACGATCGCCTGCGGAATCGTCAGCGGGTCGAGGCTCCAAGCCGGCTGCACGACGAACAACTGCGACTCCGGTTTCGAAACGTCGCCGGTAACGCGAAGGCGTTCGGTCGAGGTGGTGACGCGCGCGCCGGCCGTGGTGTCGAACCGGACGAGCCGTGCCGCGCCGTCGGGCGAAAGAATCGCGAGCCGGCCGGCATATTCTTCCCAAGGATCTCCTTCGCTGAGATGCACCTCGGCGATATCATCCCAGCCGATCTCTTCGGTCCCTTGCTCGACCAGCAACCGCACCCCG
This is a stretch of genomic DNA from Planctomycetia bacterium. It encodes these proteins:
- a CDS encoding NPCBM/NEW2 domain-containing protein is translated as MRIVVRLCCVVIAFGSLVCCVRAADEPPYVAVWSDGTRTPSPTPLEWIAKEANPSLGQRSPLVGNNSLRRLRNITLPRPTYFGSRIELRGGDRLTGRVVEYLPEEADGLDRPACLVVEPLTAVDRPMPDVPVRMRVPVERLRRVVWEERTPRPLRPNTLFYRDGRQTVFRSLRWAPGGVRLLVEQGTEEIGWDDIAEVHLSEGDPWEEYAGRLAILSPDGAARLVRFDTTAGARVTTSTERLRVTGDVSKPESQLFVVQPAWSLDPLTIPQAIVAAQTIFQSSEAPLSDLEPSGYVHRAALAGGWKQWRADANVQGEPLVAVDRDYGWGFGVHAHSELQFDLPISARAFRTQLALDRAAGEGGCVKARIFFGSNFAAGSLPGRPLYESPAIVGSAVPLDSGRLELRPVAAKPNRLVLVCDALPYDRPAGSDPLDVRDVFDWLEPLVELDAAMLKSKVDEHAVASYTREHDARVAGSYGQAWRLVNHGYGNEWRSVVAVLQKPLVVSRTLAVPADAEALVVRAGAAGDKGGPTTLKITCGGTPLVEAPSVPTMADPRNPPVLRFALPTSLRGRELRCEFSFQPAGEGCKIDLRGATFIKAPAKK
- a CDS encoding RNA polymerase sigma factor; the protein is MEDETLIQAAQRGDRQAFSQLVERHQAVVFGYLRARMLRAHDAEDLTQEVFLRCFTSWARFDGTQQVRPWLLGIARNLLLEHARKYRRRKETAWTEACLEIDETVAAKEDMYSDLADNLPVCMEGLADTARQAIEMRYRSELHLPEIGEKLRRSAGAAKLLMFRARQALKNCLLRKQQAEP